A single genomic interval of Rhodothermales bacterium harbors:
- the dut gene encoding dUTP diphosphatase produces MSDTLRVAIQRLPHADGLELPEYATAQSAGMDLRAAVPADEPFTLKAGAFAMIPTGLQIALPAGFEAQVRPRSGLAAKHGVTVLNSPGTIDSDYRGECKVILINHGAVDFVIQRGERIAQLVIARHARVIWDPTESLEETERGAGGFGSTGR; encoded by the coding sequence ATGTCCGATACCCTTCGCGTAGCCATCCAGCGTCTTCCTCATGCCGACGGGCTCGAACTGCCTGAATATGCCACCGCGCAGAGCGCCGGCATGGATCTTCGTGCCGCCGTCCCGGCCGACGAACCGTTTACGCTCAAGGCCGGCGCCTTCGCCATGATACCGACGGGCCTGCAGATCGCGCTGCCGGCGGGGTTTGAGGCCCAGGTGCGGCCGCGGAGCGGGCTCGCCGCCAAACACGGTGTGACGGTGCTGAACAGTCCGGGCACGATCGACAGCGATTATCGCGGGGAGTGCAAGGTGATTCTGATCAACCACGGCGCCGTCGACTTCGTCATCCAGCGCGGCGAGCGGATCGCGCAGCTGGTCATCGCGCGCCACGCCCGCGTCATCTGGGATCCGACCGAGTCGCTCGAGGAGACGGAACGAGGAGCCGGCGGGTTCGGGTCGACGGGCCGGTAG